A genomic window from Aethina tumida isolate Nest 87 chromosome 4, icAetTumi1.1, whole genome shotgun sequence includes:
- the LOC109599238 gene encoding uncharacterized protein LOC109599238, with protein MAKKVCILLLTLSVFCQSGFASNNGECIINGISEDDYDSYIIELNTTQVDTTIKTFEFSGNLTVVSVGNENFSAKTNKNVLSISTTQAFEDYDSSTTTSRQIVVFKFQCDASKPLTNWYIKFVITRVQSKAPVFRETSYEYKVPMPLYPNLDLSLFGPDNAVAVTSTSSHVAFLVNPSDFEVETVKSGGEFRAVMKSSKPLRLNQDTEYTITAINDVQNGLNSTVKMLIKIDAIASLPVTPKLSNPTFVYTYSVVNNLPVLTNEIGGEISFSDVGDDVTITLEGDFNYKFNVAVNETSQTATIGFVNNQPLPDDLTTKSALVYQLVVTADEKAVSTVVIYLPKSC; from the exons ATGGCGAAGAAAGTGTGCATTTTATTACTGACATTAAGTGTTTTCTGCCAAAGTGGATTCGCATCTAACA ATGGCGAATGTATAATCAACGGCATCTCAGAAGACGACTACGACTCCTACATTATAGAGCTGAACACCACACAGGTTGACACTACAATAAAAACCTTTGAATTTTCAGGCAACTTAA CTGTCGTATCTGTTGGAAATGAGAACTTTTCGGCGAAAACTAATAAGAACGTCCTATCAATATCAACGACTCAAGCATTCGAGGATTACGACTCATCAACCACGACATCAAGACAAATCGTCGTCTTCAAGTTCCAGTGTGATGCCTCCAAACCTCTTACAAATTGG taCATTAAGTTTGTCATCACGAGGGTGCAAAGCAAAGCACCGGTTTTCCGGGAGACAAGCTACGAGTACAAAGTCCCAATGCCTCTTTATCCCAACTTAGATTTAAGTCTCTTTGGACCCGATAATGCTGTAGCTGTAACATCCACCAGCAGCCACGTAGCTTTCTTGGTGAATCCCAGCGATTTTGAAGTGGAGACGGTGAAAAGTGGAGGCGAATTTAGGGCCGTAATGAAGTCTAGCAAACCCTTAAGACTTAACCAGGATACAGAATATACTATAACTGCTATT aatgacGTCCAAAATGGTTTGAACTCCACAgttaaaatgttgataaaGATTGATGCAATTGCCAGCTTGCCTGTGACACCTAAGCTATCTAATCCCACTTTTGTTTATACATATTCTGTTGTTAACAATTTGCCAGTATTAACCAACGAAATTGGTGGTGAAATATCATTTTCTGATGTTGGTGATGATGTAACGATTACTTTGGAAGGCG attttaattacaaatttaacgtAGCCGTAAATGAAACCAGTCAAACTGCTACTATTGGATTTGTGAACAATCAACCTCTTCCAGATGATCTAACTACAAAGTCTGCTTTGGTTTATCAATTGGTTGTAACAGCTGACGAAAAAGCAGTCTCTACCGTTGTCATATACTTACCTAAATcttgttaa
- the LOC109599233 gene encoding glucose-induced degradation protein 8 homolog isoform X2: MFRWIGNNKKSSKTEGFKEAAEKFQQESGVAPAVELNSMDDRIRIRDAIMNGRIQEATSFINQLHPELLDNDRYLYFHLQQLHLIELIRNNRVEEALAFAQSHLSEAGEEDPSVLSELERTVALLAFEDPLSSPFGDLLAPSHRQKVASEVNGAILKMEHQENTAPKVSTLLKLILWTQDKLNKKNVKYPKMSDLASATIDEPK, encoded by the exons atgttCCGATGGATAGGTAACAACAAGAAATCGTCAAAAACTG AGGGCTTCAAGGAGGCGGCCGAGAAGTTCCAACAGGAGTCCGGAGTTGCGCCTGCCGTCGAACTCAACTCCATGGACGATCGCATTCGAATCCGCGATGCTATAATGAACGGTAGAATACAGGAGGCCACTAGCTTCATCAACCAGCTGCATCCCGAACTTTTAGACAACGACcgatatttgtattttcatcTACAACAGCTGCATTTGATCGAACTCATCAGGAACAACAGAGTGGAGGAGGCACTGGCCTTTGCGCAGAGTCATCTCAGTGAGGCCGGTGAGGAGGATCCTTCTGTTTTGTCAGAGTTGGAGAGGACTGTTGCCTTATTGGCTTTTGAGGACCCTCTCAGCAGTCCATTTGGTGATTTATTAGCTCCATCACACAGACAAAAG GTGGCAAGTGAAGTAAATGgagcaatattaaaaatggaacACCAAGAGAACACAGCACCCAAAGTTTCCACTTTATTAAAGTTGATACTGTGGACTCaagataaactaaataaaaagaatgtgAAATACCCCAAAATGAGTGATCTTGCATCTGCAACAATTGATGAACCCAAATAG
- the LOC109599233 gene encoding glucose-induced degradation protein 8 homolog isoform X3: MNKLIMNYLVTEGFKEAAEKFQQESGVAPAVELNSMDDRIRIRDAIMNGRIQEATSFINQLHPELLDNDRYLYFHLQQLHLIELIRNNRVEEALAFAQSHLSEAGEEDPSVLSELERTVALLAFEDPLSSPFGDLLAPSHRQKVASEVNGAILKMEHQENTAPKVSTLLKLILWTQDKLNKKNVKYPKMSDLASATIDEPK; encoded by the exons ATGAACAAACTAATAATGAACTACTTAGTCACTG AGGGCTTCAAGGAGGCGGCCGAGAAGTTCCAACAGGAGTCCGGAGTTGCGCCTGCCGTCGAACTCAACTCCATGGACGATCGCATTCGAATCCGCGATGCTATAATGAACGGTAGAATACAGGAGGCCACTAGCTTCATCAACCAGCTGCATCCCGAACTTTTAGACAACGACcgatatttgtattttcatcTACAACAGCTGCATTTGATCGAACTCATCAGGAACAACAGAGTGGAGGAGGCACTGGCCTTTGCGCAGAGTCATCTCAGTGAGGCCGGTGAGGAGGATCCTTCTGTTTTGTCAGAGTTGGAGAGGACTGTTGCCTTATTGGCTTTTGAGGACCCTCTCAGCAGTCCATTTGGTGATTTATTAGCTCCATCACACAGACAAAAG GTGGCAAGTGAAGTAAATGgagcaatattaaaaatggaacACCAAGAGAACACAGCACCCAAAGTTTCCACTTTATTAAAGTTGATACTGTGGACTCaagataaactaaataaaaagaatgtgAAATACCCCAAAATGAGTGATCTTGCATCTGCAACAATTGATGAACCCAAATAG
- the LOC109599227 gene encoding protein sine oculis, with amino-acid sequence MLSAGLGFGCVATATGVPVGGGGTATPPYSPPPPARHSPLPSFGFTQEQVACVCEVLQQAGNVERLGRFLWSLPACDKLHNNESVLKAKAIVAFHRGNFKELYRILESHQFSPHNHAKLQALWLKAHYIEAERLRGRPLGAVGKYRVRRKFPLPRTIWDGEETSYCFKEKSRSVLRDWYQHNPYPSPREKRELAEATGLTTTQVSNWFKNRRQRDRAAEHKDGGQNSSDKPHLSSGSDSESEGPKIPAYTPAGMVPQLNAYPTLSAPGLTQPLYQGSGGILHDYQTL; translated from the exons ATGTTGTCCGCCGGTTTGGGATTCGGCTGCGTGGCCACCGCCACCGGCGTGCCGGTCGGCGGCGGCGGCACCGCCACGCCCCCCTACAGCCCGCCGCCCCCGGCCCGTCACAGTCCCCTGCCCAGCTTCGGGTTCACGCAGGAACAGGTCGCCTGCGTCTGCGAG GTCTTGCAACAAGCAGGAAACGTGGAAAGACTGGGCAGATTCCTCTGGTCATTGCCGGCATGTGATAAGCTCCACAACAACGAATCCGTACTGAAGGCGAAGGCAATTGTGGCCTTCCACAGGGGCAACTTCAAGGAACTGTACAGGATATTAGAAAGTCACCAGTTCAGCCCCCACAACCACGCCAAGCTTCAAGCACTTTGGCTCAAAGCCCATTACATAGAAGCCGAAAGGCTAAGAG GAAGGCCCCTGGGAGCCGTGGGGAAGTACAGGGTGAGACGAAAATTCCCCCTGCCAAGAACAATCTGGGACGGCGAAGAGACGAGCTACTGTTTCAAGGAGAAGTCGAGGAGCGTGTTAAGAGACTGGTACCAACACAACCCCTACCCGAGTCCGAGGGAGAAGCGGGAGCTGGCCGAAGCCACCGGCCTGACCACCACCCAAGTCTCCAACTGGTTCAAGAACCGGCGACAGAGAGACAGGGCGGCCGAACACAAAGACGG tGGCCAGAACAGCTCGGACAAGCCGCACCTGTCGAGCGGCTCGGACAGCGAGTCGGAGGGCCCGAAGATACCGGCGTACACGCCGGCGGGGATGGTGCCCCAGCTCAACGCCTACCCCACCCTGTCGGCGCCCGGGCTCACGCAGCCCCTCTACCAGGGCTCCGGGGGCATTTTGCACGACTACCAGACGTTGTGA
- the LOC109599233 gene encoding glucose-induced degradation protein 8 homolog isoform X1, translated as MSYDVKQETLTKEDWFKSLESKELDRKNMNKLIMNYLVTEGFKEAAEKFQQESGVAPAVELNSMDDRIRIRDAIMNGRIQEATSFINQLHPELLDNDRYLYFHLQQLHLIELIRNNRVEEALAFAQSHLSEAGEEDPSVLSELERTVALLAFEDPLSSPFGDLLAPSHRQKVASEVNGAILKMEHQENTAPKVSTLLKLILWTQDKLNKKNVKYPKMSDLASATIDEPK; from the exons ATGAGTTACGATGTTAAACAGGAGACGCTAACAAAGGAAGACTGGTTTAAAAGTCTGGAGAGCAAAGAATTAGACAGAAAGAACATGAACAAACTAATAATGAACTACTTAGTCACTG AGGGCTTCAAGGAGGCGGCCGAGAAGTTCCAACAGGAGTCCGGAGTTGCGCCTGCCGTCGAACTCAACTCCATGGACGATCGCATTCGAATCCGCGATGCTATAATGAACGGTAGAATACAGGAGGCCACTAGCTTCATCAACCAGCTGCATCCCGAACTTTTAGACAACGACcgatatttgtattttcatcTACAACAGCTGCATTTGATCGAACTCATCAGGAACAACAGAGTGGAGGAGGCACTGGCCTTTGCGCAGAGTCATCTCAGTGAGGCCGGTGAGGAGGATCCTTCTGTTTTGTCAGAGTTGGAGAGGACTGTTGCCTTATTGGCTTTTGAGGACCCTCTCAGCAGTCCATTTGGTGATTTATTAGCTCCATCACACAGACAAAAG GTGGCAAGTGAAGTAAATGgagcaatattaaaaatggaacACCAAGAGAACACAGCACCCAAAGTTTCCACTTTATTAAAGTTGATACTGTGGACTCaagataaactaaataaaaagaatgtgAAATACCCCAAAATGAGTGATCTTGCATCTGCAACAATTGATGAACCCAAATAG